The following is a genomic window from Nymphaea colorata isolate Beijing-Zhang1983 chromosome 3, ASM883128v2, whole genome shotgun sequence.
TGGATGTTTTCTAAAACATAAAGCCAACAAAGGTAAGCatacaattaaatttttaaatatttttataaaattacaGATTATTGTGATAGTATTGTGAACAATATCAGCATATGATCATGATATATTTCTGTTTGGCAATGACAATGCTTCAAGCATTAATGTTTTAATTAAGAATATATCATGCTAAAGGTATTCTAGCATTCTACAACCATCTTGCTGTACAATTCCAATAATTTGtcatattttcattattttgggCGTATGGATGACCATGGAATAGAATTTGCTTGCTTGAAAATGACTAGGATGTTAATTAATTCTACTGCTTGTTCTGGAAGCTCTTTAGTTACTTGATTGGACTCGATTCCATTTGGTTGATCCCCCTCTGTGCTTCCCAGTTCTCCGCCATTTTCATAACATTAAGAGGGGTTAATTCGACTTTCTGTAAAGTCTGTAAGATTTGACATCATCCATATTTGGTCTTTCTTTTAACAAAGTTCCCACGTAGCATCAGTAATGGCCATTCAATACAACTTACTTTTGTTGGTAACAGTTTATTCGTGCTCAAAACGGTTCCCTCGGCCTATTAGATTTGCTATTTCTGCTCTGAGTTTGATTATTCATATTTGTGATTGCAGGGTCTAAACGTATATAGTATATTACAGCATGACACGCTGGTAATGTCACGCGATGCTGTCGACCGTATTGTTACTCGGATGCACACTCCAATCAATCGGTGAAAGTAACAGCTAAAGACGTGAATATTTTGTTACACTCAGAAGCGCTTCACTGAACAATTTCCAGCCCAATCCGGGAAAAGGATTGAAAGACTGCGGCCAGGCAAGATTTAGGACGCCCTTTTTTCACGGGATGcgcatcatttttcttttctttttccccttgcGGGAAGTTGTTTGTGAGTTCACTTCTGTCATTCGTGAGGGTAAGTGCATTgtagaataagaaaaaaatttagttgGTGTATCAAGCACAAAGACAAATTAAGGCAGCTGATCTTTGCATCTTTCGGCTGTTTTAACAAATTGGTTCCATCCAAGAGTGTTGGATTTAGAGCTCtgcattattcattttttattactaGAGTGCACATAATGGATTACTTTAGCAGTTATAGACGTGGCCCTTTTACTTTTATAGTTATATATAGAACAGCTTCTAGGATCAGATCTATGGCTGTACTAGTTTTTGCCTAAGCTAATCAACCGAAGGTACTGAGGGTTCCTTGTTTAGAACTAAGAAATTTGCTTTATGAGAGAACATCTAAACATGTGAAATCGGTTTTGAGATTGGTTAGTTCagtcttcttttcttgttcacttatgtttctctcttccttttttccctttaatttcCTTTCACATTTGCTTCACCTTAAGATTGGTGGATCTTAAGAGAGACATGAGAAACCAGCTTCAACTGATTTTGCTCATTCGGCCCCCAGCctccaacacacacacacacacacatataggaTTACATAAATCATCAATTAGTTTCGTTGATGGTTATGTTGCTTTAAGAGTCATTGTTACTCACAGTTTAagcagaaaattattttttgagatCTTATTTCAACGAAATTGACAGGCATAAATTTTATGAtatttcaataatatttttcaagaaacttTGTAAAATACtaaacaaatatacattttaaaatatataaaaacgTAACAAAATATGAAAGCTTTCAGATGACAGTTTCTTTTGACAACGCGTGCCAAGGACCAcattttgttaggcatcaaattCTTGAAGCGAGTGTGGTCGGTCTGTGTTGTATGTACTCGTCTCCACAGCCAGATGATGGGCTGAAATAACATGTAGCCGTAGATCTTGAAGATTTAAAGAAAGAATCAAAATGGCACTTCAAATTGAAAAGACACCGACTAAAATGTCAACTCTTAAGAGCTCATTCATCACATCAATGTTATTCCCTTACTGTTACAGAAACTGACTTCTTGAATGGGCAATTTACTCTTCTCcacaagggaaagaaaattaccatctaaaattttgaagagaatCACAAAGATAGCTGCAATTTAACATCAGAGAAAAGGGAAAtaaaattgacaaataatttaaaaagaaggGAGATTACTACTGTTGAAGCTTGAGAACTGGGAATGCAATAACGTCACGGATGCTTGCAGAGTTTGTGAGAAGCATCACTAGCCGATCAATCCCCAACCCCTGCATTTTAGTTTcttgtaaaatgaaaaacacattcATGGGGTGTATAGCAACACACAGAAGCATAATCAAGCAATCTCAAGAAAATACCATTCCAGAAGCAGGTGGCATCCCATATTCTAAAGCGTTCAGAAAATCTTCGTCCAGGCTGACTTCATACGAGTCATCATCGTCGTCTTCTGTTGTCTCCGACTCTGCAGATTTTGAACCCAAGTTCTTTGCTGCTCGCTTGATGTTGTGCTGTCTAATTTGATGCTCCAAGCGCTCCCTCTGGATCCAAGAAGTCAACTGAATACTTGGAGACAACTTACAGTGAAAATGAGAATTTAGTTAAACTACCTGATCAATAGGATCAGTCAATTCTGAGAATGCGTTAGCTAGTTCACGACCACAAATGAATAGCTCAAACCGCTCGGTCAAACCTGCAGACCTGTAATAAAGGATCAAGCCACATTCATAAAGGCATCCTTGGAGATCAAGATGGAGACATACTTATTGTCTTTGATACTTTAACCTTGAAACTTTGATATAAAACTGCAGCAGCGCACAACAACAGCAGAATAGCAGGCATAGACGAGTTGGGAAAGGAATACACCAGTCAGAGAATAAGAAGAGGAACAACGATAGATGCTCCCTATtaacagacagagagagagagagcaagatcGAAGGCTTCTGGAATACAGTCACACTGACCCTATATTTTCATGGACAGCAGTTTAGGGAAGTCTGGTCCTGAACCCTTGTGGCAACAGCAGCAAAAACCCTTAAGATGAACCACTTCAGACACCCCAGAAGCACCTTGGCTAGGCTTACACAAGAGGCTGACTCTGATGGGTCTCTTAACTGCTGACTGGCCTCCTCGCAGCTAGTTCCTCTCCCACTATGTCAACACCCTTGAGTCTAAAATCACTTTGTTTATTGTCTGAAGGCTCTGAACCATAACCCCATCAAATCATCTCATAACCATGCAAAAATATGGACCAAATTCCTTACAGAAAAGCAAACCCCAAGATCTCATATTTGAGTACTTTctgatagtaaaaaaaaagtcttatccatctaaagaaaaaattgttttatgatCTAGCCAAATTAGTAGGTACTTAAAAGGCCTTTACAAGTGGCTCAATAAGTTAAATGGATGAACAAAGATCCTGGAAGAAACTAtaccaattttttaaattttatttcatttttgtaaacaTAAGCACATAAGGAATACCTTTCTTAATGTCGCACTAGTAGGTAACGGGTCAAGACActaataattcaaatttttttttttacctgagTATTCATTTTAATGGTCTAACatagttcaaaattcaaatataccaatgcatccatgcattcgtCAAAATACAAGTGCAAGTTTATCACAATTCACAAATCACAACCATAACctggaaaaataaaagggaaCTTGCTCATAATGGGATATGTGATTGACTGTCAGCATCAAGGacatgaaaagcaaaaattagAACACACAGGAAAATGGCAATCACAGCTCAGCAGAAGTATGTGAAATATACGAGTTTGACAGCCATCTGCTATATGCATGTCAGATATACGAAGAGAACAATACCTTCTATGCGGTTTTGCAAGAGGTGATATCTCAACTGGGTAATCCAGCACAAAAGTTGGCTGCACAAGTGTTGGTTCCACAATCGTCTCAAACACCTGCACTAAGTAAACCAATAAACTGACAAAGCTGGATATCCAGAAGAAATGAACAAGGAAAGCAGTTTATTGAGGAATTTGATTCCAACAAAGAATGCAAGGAGATCCAAAATGTTGTGTAGTATTGATACAGAAAGACGTGCTTACCTCATTAAGCATATGACCTACAGATGGACATGACTCTATGGAGATTCTGTCTTTTGGGTCTAGGAGATTCCTTAGTGCAGATATGACTACTTCTTTAGCCACTTTGATGTCATCACCCAACCCAGTAAAATCCACTCCAATTGCTTCTTTCACAAGATTATGCATAGTTTCTCTCCTCCAAGGCCTTTCTAAGCAAATTTCTGTCCCCTGCATATAAAAGTATCTACCATTAGACAACTTGAAGACCATGCATAAGCTTTACATGCGTACaatataaacatgatttttttcaacaaatcagTATTTCTACTGTCTTCAATTCATAGTCTAAAACTTGAATTGCTTCTTCAAATTCAACGGATATGTACTTATTTAGCTATTcctaacataataataaaaagagaAGCACAAAAAAACCTGGAAAAGCCACAGGAGCTCTCAGTTATGCAACTACTTGTGAACATTTAGCAATTTCACTATCCCCGAGTGGACAGAACCAGTCAAGCTTATATAGCAGCAACTTACCTACTGTTCATGAAGGTTTAAATGTAAAATGTCAAGCAACTACATGATCGCCAAACCCACCTTCAACATATTACCTTGAAGAGATGATGACATGTATTCCAAGGATTGCACCATTATTGGGCAATCAAGTACAAGTACACTAAAGGAGACTAAAGCATCATATACAGTAGTTTGTCAAGCATGACACATGGTGGAGATCATGCAGCAAGAAGTATGTTGAGGTACTGTGTCAGAAGATATACAACATAGGACCCCAGAACATACTACTAAAAGAGTCCAGAAAGTACCTGATAATCAATAGTTAGCTTTCCATGAACAGCAAGTGCACATCTGGTGATGATCTCCTCAGCCATATCCATCATGTTCTGATAATCCGAATATGCTTCATACATCTAAATCTCAAACTACGACTCACAATAGTTAGTTACTGATCTTGGTCATCAAAGtaacaaaacacaaaaatgcTTCCAGGCAGCGGTGTAGAAACATACCAAGAAAATGTACAGAGGTACAAAAGAACAGGATTGACTTAGAAGTTTAAACCAACATTTCCTTACCTCAATGGTTGTGAATTCAGGATTGTGGCGAGTGGAAATGCCCTCATTTCTGAATATCCGACCTATTTCAAAGACCTTTTCAAATCCTCCAACCTGTACACAAGCACATTTGATTCAGAAGTATGTATATTTCTGCTTTCTGATTAAGCTGCCAGAACAGTTTGCGACATAACTGAGTATCCACGCCATCATTGCACATGTTAAGATGCAGACATGCTCATTGATCCTTATCTTGCACCAACGATATACAGAACCTTTTTAATTAGGATACTTTGATACTTATTCTTTTAGGAGCCAGAGTACATGATTGCTTTACATGTCCAGTATATTTACTTCATGCAGTTGGCAACAGTTTACTTCCATGTTGCATGGGTTTGAAATATTAAAGCCAACTAACCAAGTAACTTCTGCCTTTGCTGAAAGTCACTTACCAGCAGCTTGGCACTTAATGCctgacaaataaaaaaaaatcaaaaatgtaatttttccttttattacaAAATTCGCTATCTGGTAACTTCTCAATATCGTGTACATGAAAGGGTCTTAAGTTTTCTATGACCTTACAATGCTACTAACACTGTTTTCATTAACTTAATAGGATGGTCCTAATCTTAAAGTCATACCTACAATCTGTTGAATGAAACTAAGCAAAAGGACgagaaaaatatggaaggaaggaaagaagggaGATGAGATGAACAGAAAAGGCTGGAATAAAAAACAGGTTGTTTTTCTactccaaaacaagaaaaaacatctttTCAAAAACGATAGGCAGTGACAAAGATTATTCTCGGCATGCCATATCAAGAACACTATTTGCAGGTCCTGAGAAAATAACCATGTCCCTCATGAGAATATGACTCCTTTAACACCTAGTCTTTTTGCAGGCAACCATTACCACTGCCTTCAATTTTTGTTGAATTGGGAACATGTACAGTATCGTTTATATTGGCTACGGCATATTAATTATGAGTTGATCAACAATGATTGAACAAATAGACTTTACCCCAGATGAAATATGATGATAGCTGTAGAAACTCCCAGCAGCAAAACTTAAAAGTTCAATCGAAGCACATCAttagaaaaagcaaaagtttgTAATATGAAAGAAGGGTGGCAATGATGGATTAAATAGTTGATAAATTCACCAAATTTTCATCTAAGGAGAATATGGCACAATAGGCTGTTCTACTATATAAAGAAGCAATTCAGGAACATCAGGAAGACACTTAATGCCTTATTGGTAATTCTACCATTTCCTGGGCACCTATAAATCATCTACATGACCGTATATCAGACAGCACACAGCCAGAATATAGACATAATATATCTGGCTGAGCTCTTTTATACTTTATTAGTTGCCTCAAATGATTTAAGGGGAGGTCTGGGCATAGAAACCATAATTTTATGTCTAATTTCATTTAACTGTGTTTCAAGAGCAGCTTTTTGTTTATTCCCTACCTTCCAGTTGGGAATGTCATTCTGTTCTATTTTCTCAAGTGAGAAATACCAAGacagaaaaaatagaacaaaaataCAGATGGTTACCCACCAGCATTCTCTTCAAGTGCAGTTCTGTTGCGATTCTCAAATAAAGATCCCTTCCAAGTGAATTGTGATATGTTATGAAAGGTCTAGCTTCTGCTCCACCTGCTGCTCCCTGCTTGACAATTGTTAAACCATTAGAAACTGAAATACgtaataaagaaaaatgttcatgaaGTATATGGTTGTAGACTTGACAGAAGAGGTGTAAATAGAAAAAACAACACCGACTTACACGTGGTGGGAAAGCATGCTGAGGTGCAGTCAGAGTGCACAGAAAACAACTTACATGCTATAGAGCTCATATCTTAAATGAAAAGTACACACGTGGTGAAAAACTATATGAATTCATAACCAATCGGTAGAAGAACATTTAGAGGTTAATTTGTCAAATAACCATAAATTTTAAGGTATTTCAGAAGCTTGGTCACTGGATCAGCAAGTATAAGTTCAAAGTCCAGCCTAAAGTACACAGAATTTGCTCCAAAAGGAAACCCTTTCCTAACATGCAGATCaataattttaagttttaacacaatcaacaacaaaaagaaaattgatcaGCACACTATACGGTGAGGCACCAGACTCCAGCAATAGAAGAATATGTAACATACTTGAGACTGTTCAGTATGCAGAAGGCAATATTAAGAATGATAAATGCTGGAATGCAACCTATCCATTAACAAAAATAAGGGCTTCCAATAGCAAAAATCTGATAGAGACCAATTAAAAGTCTTGAATAGGGAAAACAAGGAATCCTAAGCAGGTACTACTGAAACTTTCCTAACCTTATCTATCTCGGCAGAACTAGCAATTCACAGTTTTTCTaacaagaaatggaaaaaaaactcAAAGTACTTTAAATTCAGGCATGCCCTGGTACATGGCACCCAATACTTCTGCCCTCACCCAACACCTCTGTCCTCATGCGACCCTTTTAATTGCAATGACAATTTGTGGGAATTCATTTGTTCATCACTCCAAGCAGCTAATCTAATATGTCTTATTCATATACAGCTTGACACTCCTTTgtgatttttatttataaaattgtcgATTATCAGCTTTAACCAACTCccttttcatgaaatttaatttCTTGAACTACCCAAGATTAGTACTTCAAATTGCACAATCCACAAAGAAGGAACTTGACATCATTGGAGAggtcaatctagattcttcaaAACTTGCACAGTGTTCCATCTCAGAATTTAGCCCTTTTCCAAGCTCAGATAATTGGACCAAATTTTGGTCCCCAGTGATCACATATCCCACTTTAATATAGTTTACTTTAGTTACCTTAATGCTAAGTTGCTTACTATGACGTACAACTATCTGGTACTTGGTTGTCTGCCCTTCCAAATTCTAACTCCTTTTTTCCCATTCTCCAAAGTGGGTGAACAGCAACTGAGGACAGGGTGCCTTGAATTTTCATCATATGCAGCAACTTCTTTTTGAGTTTCTTAGAAGTAAAAATACACTTCAAGGTCAAATTGTAAATATTAGAATTCTCCTACTAAgttacatataaaagaaaaagtagctTCAGTCAAATTTTTGCAGAAGTCCCAACAGCTTGGGAGTGCTTACAAGATGCTAATTTGATAGGCACGAGGTAACAAAACTACCTATGCAAGCTATGATCCACAGGTATTACTTATGAAGACTGTGCGGACAAAATAGAAATGAACAATGGTAGATAGAAGCACATGAACTATAAAGATATAATATGACAGACCAAAATGACTAATGAAACAAAGATGATGAACACTGTACAGCTTAAAATAAGACAGCACACCTGTAAAACAGGAGTCTCAATTTCCACAAAATTCATGGCTTCCATTGTTCGGCGTATTTCTGACACAATCTACACATCCACTAGGGTCAGATCATAATATCAAGGCAACTCTACAACTTTCACTAAAAGGACATGCAAATAAAAGCTTATTGAACAAGGAAAAAGTGCAATTGAAGAGAAATCACTCTTAATAATATCAGCATGTATCAGCCCATATTAGCCAATAAATATCTCACATCATCAGGTTAACAATGTCATGTGGGGCCCCAATATGacccacttaaaaaaaaaaggctaataTGAGGCCAAATTAGCCCATATCTGGCCAATAGAACCTGTATTGAAAAGTTAATTAAAGCGGACACTCATTAGTTTTCAAGGTCTCTGATACAAGATAGAACCAACATTTACAACATTGAAGAAAATCTAAAAAGCAGATACAGTAGACAACAGGAAAAGGAAGATAAGCAGAGGGTTCAGTTGGCAATAACCTCTCTACATAAATAAAGAAATCCATGACATTTGAGTTGTTGAGTTCAAGAAAACCCGATCTAACCAGCATTTATATGACATTATATCATCAAGGTTCATGGACAGACAAAGAGATGTGCAAACAAGAGGATGAATGTGAATTAATATCCTGATATTTGCAGAATAATATCATGACTCATGAGATTATCTTGAAATTACCCAAACCTTATGGCAACAAAGTAAATCTCAGGAGCGAACAACATTGCCTTAGCATGTTGTGTAACAGCAAATAGAATACAATTACTTCCCATTTTGTTTGCTATTTAACATTGATTTGTTACATATCCAGCTCGATATGcttccagaaacatatttccaacTCCACCTAATCCACTTAAGGACCTCCTACTTTACAAAATCTAACTGATGTAAAATTTAGACAGAATGATGAATTTCTGCCCTTACTGATCCTGTCTAGTCAAACAATTTCACTCTGTTAACTCCCAAACCAACtgaaaactatgtcacatgattTCCAGTACAGATGTCAAGCAATTTCAGAAAACTTGGACACGGAAACATTGCTAAGAGTAAGATTTGAACCAACCACAAAAGATGTCCATTATGAAATTCATAATacgaaaaatattaaaatacatttttccaTGTCCAGTACAAGCATCCATGTCTAGCTGTTGCCACATGGATGCGGCTTCCATTTTGCTatgtccatgtgacttagcccGAAACTGTTTAAAGCATGAAATTGTTAGGAAATAAGATATCTAGTTGATATCATAACTAGATTAAGTTGATATCATAGCTAGGttaggtttttatttttcttttctatgtattttattttttcttttattttttcttttttttattttttaatcttttgttctagccgttggaacctcCTCTAACTCCCTTTCTTCATTCCTCCTTCTTGTATAAATAGTAGAGCTGCCTCTTGTACAAACTAAgttgtgttttacagccttcacatattttattgaatgaGTTTATCCTTCtccacttggccttagtgccttctTATTGCtatatgcatcttttgtgactgttatagtcacttttcacatggtatcagagccattgggctGATTCTTGAATATTGTTAAAGGCTGTTGCTGTTATTTTGAGTTGCTGGTTCATTGAAGAAACTTTTTGGATATCATCCCCTGAAGACTATTGTCGTGgctgctcaccaactgtttggtgaaactTCCAGAAGAATCACTTCTTGATTTCCTTCGAGATTATTGTTCTCATGGAGGACTCCAAAGTTTCAATCGAAGGAGGAAGTTATTATGCTCCATACAACCTTGATGGAACCAACTATACGTTATGGGCAAAATGtttggaaatgcatatcaaaggaaaaCATTTATGGGGCTTCATAAAAGGTACATCTATCCTTCCTTCTCTTAAGTTAACCAAAGTAGAAAATGAGATTGAGAAACAACTAGACGGagaggaaagacaaaatgccatgaatgaatattacaaaaaattagacgATTGGGAAGCCAAGAATTCTAGGATTAAAGAACGGatttatggaagtattgaacctaggattgcccaaaatcttatgtattatgaaaaagctagtgaagtttgggaatatctcaAGAGAATGTTTACCCAAAAACATATGGCCTgaaagtatcttttgattcaaaaggccCAAAGTATCaaacaaggagagaaaaatgttagagaatatttatgaaaatctcTAGTGTGTGAAATGAGTTAGATCAACTTAGTCCCACACTAAGGATGGATTGCAAGtgccatgagattagaagaaatgaagtcgatgaatttagattttttcaatttcttcaaggactacgacccgaatttgaacaaataaggtcagcCCTTCTTTCCCTAGcctctcctccactcattcatgaactccttacaaagctaagtggagaagaaactagaatgaaactatccaaagaaatggataaggatagtgttcttatttcaaaacaagaagaagaaagagtcTTAGCTGCCTCTAGACCcgaaaacaacatcaaatcttttagaCTTCTTCACTTTAAGAATCAAAATAGAAGAGAATATAAAGTTGTTTACCACTTTTGCCATGAATCGGGTCACAAGACGTAGTTGTCCAAAGTTGAACAGCAATGAAGGACAATCACGAAATCTTggaggaaattttctcaaaggaagaacttcatatcctcaaggagggcaacacaaTCGGGGAATTTCATATCCTCAAGGTGGACAATACAACActagacaatttgatcaaaaaagggttgcaaatgttgcaaatgaaggatgtgatctttAGTCAATCtccacaacgttgaatcaaatcatgacagacccatgatcaaggagtcaaattccggagcactagcaacaacggcatccatctccaacactcccggtatgttttcttggcttttagattctggtgcatcttttcatatgacaccaaatatatcatctttgaccaattTTGAACAAACAACAAAGGAATCAAATGTAgttaccgccgatggaacttctTTGAGTGTTAAAGGgattggaaattttgaaaaaatatttggaaaacaaaaattttttgttccaaaagttagttatgtccctagacttaatcttaacttactttttGTGTCACAAATCTTAGATCTTGGTTTTGACATAGTTTTCTCATCAAACaaatgtttggtgcaggatcaccaaaccagaagattgattggggaaggttttagaaaagatGACCTTTACTACATTGACAATTTATGTatccccaaagaaaagttttgtcagTATGTCGAAAATGTgaacatcaatgtttggcaccaaagattaggtcatccaaacattagtaaattgtctatgatgagtCCTAccaatgatatttttattgagaactttaaatgtaatgattgtatacatggaaaaatgaaatctttatcttttggacaaagaaacttcttctcttctttgccttttgagcttgttcattccgatgtatggggaccctctcctatcatgtcaaaaaAAGGGTTGTCATATTAtgtgatttttgttgatgatttcactaggtattgttggatatatttcttaaaGACATAAATCCGAAGTTGGTACAAACACAGttcaatgctaaattaaaaaatttaaggaCTGATTCTGGGGGtaaatacatttcaaatgagttcaaaacATATTTGGAAAACTATGGAATAGTCCATCAAAAATCatgtccaagaacacctcaacaaaatggactttctgaaagaaaacataggcacataattgaaacaacaagaacccttcttattgccaaaaatgtgcctaaaaacttttgggatGAAACAGCCCTTGCCTCTGTCTATCTCATAAACAGAAtgtctttaaaaattttaaacaatacaaCCCCATTTCAAATGTGCATTCAAGGTTATTGAATGTGCATTCATTGGTTATTTTGAAacacaaaaaggctacaaaaaTTATGACCCAGTCAAAGACAAGATCATAGTTTCAAGGAATGTAaagttttgtgaagatgaaaatggattTAAAAATTGTGGAGAGTCACAACCCAacaatgattattcctttttatttatctctctcaatgtgatgatgaaatgcatgatgttgATGATAGTAACAATGATGATAATGATAGTAGAGTAACCAATAATATAATCACATATCATCGAAGAAACCGACAACAAGATGTTGGTGAGgaagaacatcatgagactattgatctccaaccaactccaACTCCAAGTGAAGGAAACCTTAGAAGATCcactagaaatgtaagacaacccaatagatttgtttcatatgaaaCTTTTACCCCAACacatagagctagaattaatttcattcactctcactttgaaccttctacctTTAATAAAGcctccaaatatattgagtgaAAGAATGTCACGTTAGAAGAATTAGATGCCGtgagaaaagcccaaacttgggaaatacaagatttacctataggaaaaaagactattggatgtaAGTAGGTATACAAAgtgaaaactaaaagtgatggatctctagagagatataaagcaagacttgttgccaaaggttacacttgagaatatggtattgactatgaggaaCCTCCAACAGCTGGAACAGCCTCCTCTAACTCCCTTTCTTCATTCCTCCTTCTTGTATAAATAGTAGAGCTGCATCTTCTACAAACTAggctgtgttttacagccttcacatattttattgaatgaGTTTATCCTTCtccacttggccttagtgcctttttattgttatatgcatcttttgtgactgttatagtcacttttcacagAAATATGCTTCCTAAAGATCCTGATATcctgaaaaagaaactgaaaaacaaagaagatcCTGATATCCTGATAGCCTAAAGATCCTGATATctgaaaaagaaactgaaaaacatGGCTATCTGAATTAGATCCAGactaaaagtttaaaacttatCTTCCTCAGTTGCCTAATTGGAatgtacaaagtacaaacattcaGAATGAAGCAATCACTTTAGTAGAATATTCTCATTTTCAACAGGTCATACTGATAGCTACATGTCTTGTATCTAACCTTCTTACTGGTTCTGCCAGAAGTGTAAGCTTTTCAAAAAGTATATTTACAGAGATTCCTGTAAAGATGATTTTCTGACATAGTCAATTAGTGAGTAGTTTGATAGAACAGCAAACCATATAATTTCAAGCACAGAACATGAATTTCATGATGGATGAGGCTGCCACCTTAGCTCTTATCCGGAATATATCTGTTACTTCAGGATTTGCAATCATGTCCAAGTAc
Proteins encoded in this region:
- the LOC116251412 gene encoding lysine--tRNA ligase, chloroplastic/mitochondrial yields the protein MEALKLWRTSLPLKHFVNLSRYVRPAVRCVSASGRTAERRRPATASTSDRDAIRTIRLNKVEDLRSQGCEPYAYKWNKSHSAAELQELYKNLKNGEEAEEDLVSVAGRIIARRDFGKKLSFLILRDDSGTIQLYCEKGRFQGEQFGQLKDFVDIGDILGATGSIKRTEKGELSVSVHSFAILTKSLLPLPDKYHGLTDVDKRYRQRYLDMIANPEVTDIFRIRAKIVSEIRRTMEAMNFVEIETPVLQGAAGGAEARPFITYHNSLGRDLYLRIATELHLKRMLVGGFEKVFEIGRIFRNEGISTRHNPEFTTIEMYEAYSDYQNMMDMAEEIITRCALAVHGKLTIDYQGTEICLERPWRRETMHNLVKEAIGVDFTGLGDDIKVAKEVVISALRNLLDPKDRISIESCPSVGHMLNEVFETIVEPTLVQPTFVLDYPVEISPLAKPHRRSAGLTERFELFICGRELANAFSELTDPIDQRERLEHQIRQHNIKRAAKNLGSKSAESETTEDDDDDSYEVSLDEDFLNALEYGMPPASGMGLGIDRLVMLLTNSASIRDVIAFPVLKLQQ